A genome region from Chloroflexota bacterium includes the following:
- a CDS encoding SDR family oxidoreductase, whose product MQIDLTGRVAVVTGGGAGIGRGIARCIAEAGGRVVAAQRRREACQETVDQIVALGGEAFAWDVDVTDEASIARLFDAATDRYGTPDLLVNCAGNRRIGATESLGVSDWDHVSDVALKGTFLCCREFSRRLLAEGRPGAVVNTTSVMGVVSLPGRASYTASRAGVIGLTTSLAVEWAARGIRVNAVGPAFIRTEQAESMVRQGVFSVDGVNRRTPLGRWGEPEEVGRVVAFLLSDLASYVTGQTIFVDGGWLATSAL is encoded by the coding sequence GTGCAGATCGATCTGACGGGCCGCGTGGCGGTCGTGACGGGTGGCGGAGCGGGGATCGGCCGGGGCATCGCGCGGTGTATCGCGGAGGCGGGCGGCCGGGTGGTGGCGGCGCAGCGGCGACGTGAGGCCTGCCAGGAGACCGTCGACCAGATCGTGGCGCTGGGCGGCGAGGCGTTCGCCTGGGACGTGGACGTCACCGACGAAGCGAGCATCGCACGGCTATTCGACGCTGCCACTGACCGCTACGGGACGCCCGACCTGCTGGTGAACTGCGCCGGCAATCGGCGGATCGGCGCGACGGAGAGCCTGGGCGTCTCAGACTGGGACCACGTGTCGGACGTGGCGCTCAAAGGCACGTTTCTCTGCTGCCGCGAGTTCAGCCGGCGGCTGCTGGCCGAGGGTCGGCCGGGCGCCGTCGTCAACACCACCTCGGTGATGGGGGTGGTCAGCCTGCCCGGCCGGGCGTCGTACACGGCCAGCCGCGCCGGGGTGATCGGGCTGACCACCAGCCTTGCCGTTGAGTGGGCGGCGCGCGGCATTCGCGTCAATGCCGTAGGGCCGGCCTTCATCCGCACCGAACAGGCCGAGTCGATGGTTCGCCAGGGAGTCTTCAGCGTGGATGGCGTGAACAGACGGACGCCGCTCGGGCGTTGGGGCGAGCCGGAGGAGGTCGGGCGGGTGGTAGCGTTCCTGCTGTCGGATCTCGCCAGCTACGTGACGGGACAGACGATCTTCGTCGACGGCGGCTGGCTCGCGACCAGTGCCCTGTGA
- a CDS encoding NAD(P)-dependent oxidoreductase — MTAAPRRTVLVTGATGYIASQMLPTFRERYDVRLIDVRDTDRAGNPVQGAQVVDLLHVGKMDMVDPDLTPSKSDSFYG, encoded by the coding sequence ATGACTGCTGCCCCACGCCGGACGGTCCTGGTGACCGGCGCTACTGGCTACATCGCTTCCCAGATGCTCCCGACCTTCCGCGAGCGCTACGACGTTCGCCTGATCGACGTGCGCGACACCGATCGCGCGGGCAATCCCGTTCAGGGCGCACAGGTCGTCGATCTGCTGCACGTCGGCAAGATGGACATGGTCGATCCCGACCTGACGCCGTCGAAGTCGGACAGCTTCTACGGCTGA
- a CDS encoding amidohydrolase, whose translation MPEEYLKDAPPRVFDVHVHYGPRPGGPANQSTEFHREMLAYACRRLNIRKVALLGRKGDDDWETTLDAHRAHPDLFIPLAQVWLDEDGPDQISRLHGRGFKGLKITGPSFDYDHESYYPLYERCEELGMPILFHTGIRGGPIDFLLFHPRDEDLAARTAAEHEERGRGSTKGAARMQPIFLDTIGIAFPKLRIIGAHLGYGLYDSAAAVARWRRNVTFDISGGAVVRRHILDRQMIYKEILPEKLVWGSDCDVTHMSRELTAWMDAFNAMGMSADDQDKIFYRNAAAIFGVE comes from the coding sequence ATGCCCGAGGAGTACCTGAAGGACGCGCCGCCGCGCGTCTTTGACGTTCACGTCCACTACGGACCGCGCCCCGGCGGCCCGGCAAACCAGTCCACCGAGTTCCATCGTGAGATGCTGGCCTACGCCTGCCGCAGGCTGAACATCCGCAAGGTGGCGCTGCTCGGGCGGAAGGGCGACGATGACTGGGAGACCACGCTCGACGCGCACCGGGCACATCCCGACCTGTTCATCCCGCTGGCCCAGGTCTGGCTGGACGAAGACGGACCGGATCAGATCTCGCGGCTGCATGGCCGAGGCTTCAAAGGGCTGAAGATCACCGGCCCCAGCTTCGACTACGACCACGAGTCGTACTACCCGCTGTACGAGCGCTGCGAAGAGCTGGGCATGCCGATCCTCTTCCACACGGGGATTCGTGGCGGCCCCATCGACTTCCTGCTGTTTCACCCCCGCGACGAGGATCTGGCCGCGCGGACAGCCGCCGAGCACGAGGAGCGCGGGCGCGGCTCGACCAAGGGCGCGGCCCGCATGCAGCCGATCTTCCTCGACACCATCGGGATCGCCTTCCCGAAGCTCAGGATCATCGGGGCGCACCTGGGCTACGGGTTGTACGACAGCGCGGCAGCCGTCGCTCGCTGGCGGCGCAACGTGACGTTCGACATCTCTGGCGGTGCGGTCGTGCGACGTCACATCCTCGACCGCCAGATGATCTACAAGGAGATCCTGCCCGAGAAGCTCGTCTGGGGCTCGGACTGCGACGTCACCCACATGAGCCGTGAGTTGACGGCCTGGATGGATGCCTTCAACGCGATGGGCATGTCGGCGGACGATCAGGACAAAATCTTCTACCGAAATGCGGCTGCGATCTTCGGCGTGGAGTAG
- a CDS encoding mandelate racemase/muconate lactonizing enzyme family protein, which yields MKITALETVNIEAYPQITFVRIHTDEGLIGLGDTFFGSASVQTYVHEVAAPFLLGKDPLAIEALWSSLFASTVRGGLSMRSAEMRGLSGIDVALWDIAGQAMNLPLYRLMGGPTRESLRVYNTCAGYRYGGKKPAGSTANYVDGRSEGPYEDLDAFLNRADELAHDLLSEGYRAMKIWPFDQFGPATNGHQISAEDIVKGCEPFEKIRKAVGNKIEIALEMHSVFGLPAAQRIARAVEQYDPLWFEDPVRMDNLDALLQFRQSTRIPTTASETMSTRWQFREAFEKGALSVVMFDIGWVGGLSEARKIATMAEAYQLPIAPHDCVGPITLVAAVHLDYAVPNVFIQEVVRAYLHGVYPNLVTELPPVVDGTIRPLEGPGLGTKLLPDLISRADANVRITRAS from the coding sequence GTGAAGATCACTGCACTCGAAACCGTCAATATCGAAGCCTATCCGCAGATCACGTTTGTGCGGATTCACACCGACGAGGGGCTGATCGGGCTGGGCGATACGTTCTTCGGGTCCGCGTCCGTCCAGACCTACGTCCACGAGGTGGCCGCGCCGTTCCTGCTCGGCAAGGATCCGCTCGCCATCGAGGCGCTCTGGAGCAGCCTGTTCGCCAGCACCGTGCGCGGCGGGCTCTCGATGCGAAGCGCCGAGATGCGCGGGCTTTCGGGCATCGACGTGGCCCTCTGGGACATCGCGGGCCAGGCCATGAACTTGCCGCTCTACCGGCTGATGGGCGGGCCGACGCGCGAGTCGCTGCGGGTCTACAACACCTGCGCTGGCTATCGCTACGGTGGAAAGAAGCCGGCCGGCTCGACGGCTAACTACGTGGATGGCCGCAGCGAGGGACCGTACGAGGATCTCGACGCCTTCCTGAACCGGGCCGACGAACTGGCGCACGATCTCCTCTCCGAGGGGTATCGGGCCATGAAGATCTGGCCGTTCGATCAGTTCGGGCCGGCCACGAACGGCCACCAGATCTCAGCCGAAGACATCGTGAAGGGCTGCGAGCCGTTCGAGAAGATCCGCAAGGCCGTCGGCAACAAGATCGAGATCGCGCTGGAGATGCACTCGGTGTTCGGGCTGCCGGCCGCGCAGCGCATCGCTCGGGCGGTCGAGCAGTACGATCCGCTCTGGTTTGAGGACCCGGTCCGCATGGACAATCTGGACGCCTTGCTCCAGTTCCGCCAGAGCACGCGCATCCCGACGACGGCCTCCGAGACGATGTCCACGCGGTGGCAGTTCCGCGAGGCGTTCGAGAAGGGCGCGCTGTCGGTGGTGATGTTCGATATCGGCTGGGTCGGCGGCTTGTCCGAGGCGCGGAAGATCGCCACGATGGCTGAGGCGTACCAGTTGCCGATCGCGCCGCACGACTGCGTCGGCCCGATCACCCTGGTGGCGGCCGTTCACCTCGACTACGCCGTGCCGAACGTCTTCATCCAGGAGGTGGTGCGGGCGTACCTGCACGGCGTCTACCCGAACCTTGTCACCGAGCTGCCGCCGGTGGTCGATGGTACGATCCGTCCGTTGGAAGGCCCGGGACTCGGCACGAAGCTCCTGCCTGACCTGATCTCGCGCGCCGACGCAAACGTCCGGATCACGCGCGCGAGCTAG